From Anopheles arabiensis isolate DONGOLA chromosome 3, AaraD3, whole genome shotgun sequence, a single genomic window includes:
- the LOC120901844 gene encoding laccase-2-like, translating into MILRRAEVGPGPQLLLISLGVLVCFPAAVDCFVGLPLSTKPARLWPQLLLLADNATVPPIVRRVVPGDQCDRHCVPGDPPLTCHFRWKLENYATMGSACWDCRLGNRAHCFHPQCITANGLERGVFAINRRVPGPPIHVCKHDSIVVDVENQLEGLGSTIHWHGFHQKATPWMDGVPMVTQCPIPQDTTFRYQFTAVEAGTQFYHSHAGFQKANGHYGMVVVRDPSDLNQAHYDYDLSEHRIIIADWTLDMVEKWVPGIQTDSMRVDSILINGRGRYFNETTGTRADAPLTVYQVEYGKQYRFRLISSGSQYCPFQMQIQNHSMLIISTDGGTVQPQHTVDTLVSISGERYDFVLTANQPPGNYWVRVRGIGFCDQMRVEDFAILSYRTPETAIPAAGLTVEQTLAYPTEPMPTYDEPYPDGIVFNHQTAPCYTPNDTYICAADLEAYEVFRDTGLIDAVPDRTFFLGFHVIEANNSLLFSDRGTSHYATVREGFNTIGATNMISFVPPSFPLLIQPELIVDENAQFCNVSHRPAYCTDDHLCFCTHRMKVKHNDVIEIVLYDTAEVRQKFYHPFHLHGHRFIVTDSGSFPSDILTDQIAYLRNLRTVRRPNAHCPPYKDTQSIPNRGYVRIRFRADNPGFWLVHCHFEWHLADGMGLVLQIGEPDEMLKPPANFPRCGSFEPPVDTGGDAQGTNGTVARNAL; encoded by the exons ATGATTCTCAGACGTGCTGAAGTGGGCCCGGGGCCACAATTACTTTTAATATCGTTGGGCGTTTTGGTGTGCTTTCCTGCTGCTGTGGACTGTTTTGTAGGGCTGCCGTTGTCAACTAAACCGG CCCGACTCTGGCCGCAGCTATTGCTACTCGCGGACAACGCCACCGTACCGCCCATCGTCCGGCGGGTCGTGCCGGGCGACCAGTGTGACCGGCATTGCGTACCCGGGGACCCACCGCTTACCTGCCACTTTCGCTGGAAGCTGGAAAACTACGCCACCATGGGCTC TGCCTGCTGGGACTGTCGTCTCGGTAACCGAGCGCACTGCTTCCATCCGCAATGCATCACCGCGAACGGGCTGGAGCGAGGCGTATTCGCCATCAACCGGCGCGTGCCGGGACCACCGATACACGTCTGCAAGCACGACTCCATCGTGGTGGACGTGGAGAACCAGCTCGAGGGTCTCGGTTCGACCATCCACTGGCACGGCTTTCACCAGAAGGCAACGCCCTGGATGGACGGTGTGCCGATGGTAACGCAGTGCCCCATACCGCAGGACACCACGTTCCGCTACCAGTTTACGGCCGTGGAAGCGGGCACCCAGTTTTATCACTCACACGCGG GTTTCCAGAAAGCGAACGGCCACTACggtatggtggtggtgcgcgaTCCGAGCGACCTCAACCAGGCACACTACGACTACGATCTGTCCGAGCATCGGATCATCATTGCGGACTGGACGCTCGACATGGTGGAGAAGTGGGTGCCCGGCATCCAGACCGATTCGATGCGCGTCGACTCCATCCTCATCAATGGCCGCGGGCGGTACTTTAAT GAAACGACCGGCACTCGAGCGGACGCCCCACTGACCGTGTACCAGGTGGAATATGGCAAGCAGTACCGCTTTCGGTTgatcagcagcggcagccagtACTGTCCGTTTCAGATGCAG ATTCAAAACCACAGTATGCTGATCATTTCGACTGATGGAGGTACTGTGCAGCCCCAACATACGGTAGACACACTCGTATCCATCTCTGGTGAACGTTATGATTTCGTACTGACTGCCAATCAACCGCCAG GCAACTACTGGGTGCGTGTCCGCGGCATCGGCTTCTGCGATCAGATGCGGGTGGAAGACTTTGCCATCCTGTCCTACCGCACGCCGGAAACGGCCATCCCGGCCGCTGGCCTAACGGTGGAGCAAACGCTGGCCTACCCGACGGAACCGATGCCGACGTACGATGAGCCGTATCCGGATGGTATCGTGTTTAACCACCAGACCGCACCCTGCTACACGCCGAACGATACGTACATCTGTGCGGCGGACCTGGAAGCGTACGAGGTGTTCCGCGACACCGGCCTCATCGATGCCGTGCCCGATCGTACCTTTTTCCTGGGATTTCACGTCATCGAGGCGAACAATAGCTTGCTCTTCTCGGACCGTGGCACCAGCCATTACGCAA CTGTCCGGGAGGGCTTTAACACGATCGGTGCTACGAACATGATCAGCTTCGTGCCGCCCTCCTTCCCGCTGCTGATCCAGCCCGAGCTGATAGTCGACGAGAATGCCCAGTTCTGCAACGTCAGTCATCGGCCGGCGTACTGCACGGACGACCATCTGTGCTTCTGCACCCACCGGATGAAGGTGAAACACAACGACGTCATCGAGATCGTGCTGTACGATACGGCCGAGG TGCGACAAAAGTTCTACCATCCGTTTCATCTGCACGGGCATCGATTTATAGTGACCGATTCGGGCAGCTTCCCGAGCGACATCCTTACGGATCAGATTGCCTACCTGCGGAATCTACGCACCGTACGGCGCCCGAACGCCCACTGCCCACCGTACAAGGACACGCAGTCCATCCCGAACCGGGGCTACGTTAGGATACGGTTCCGGGCGGACAATCCGG GCTTCTGGCTGGTGCACTGTCACTTTGAATGGCATCTGGCCGACGGTATGGGGCTGGTGCTGCAGATTGGCGAACCGGACGAGATGCTCAAGCCGCCGGCCAACTTTCCACGCTGCGGTAGCTTCGAACCACCGGTGGATACTGGTGGTGACGCGCAAGGCACCAACGGTACGGTTGCCCGTAATGCGCTGTGA